One part of the Sphingobacterium sp. LZ7M1 genome encodes these proteins:
- a CDS encoding SusC/RagA family TonB-linked outer membrane protein: MSVLVHDRQGNPLSNSSVLLSNADLQINTTRSTDEHGLVVFEGLQPHGKYCVKVSFTGYTGKRQCDIIVKPANRTNLVIKLDQEEIQNIDAVVVTALGIKREDKSLGYSTQTVDNAALTETKTNNWTSALSGKVAGLTIQGVGAGPMGSNRITLRGESSLNLNNNQALVVIDGVPLSSKITGTGFNSYLSQDSPVDFGSNISNVNADDIDNVTVLKGPAATALYGSRAAAGALIITTKSAKRKERGIGVSLNSNTSLEEVNRWPDYQFEYGEGRQDKYYSYGNTVDGANTSTTVGAGRGFGPKFNGQEYFQYDPSTPDGIATVRTPWVAQKDYISGFFQRGLTSSNNISVEGGNEINGARASFTYLKNTWILPNTGFERMNVLFNANQQLSKRLKVSGRFNYSNNKSDNLPSAGYNNQTLMYFLILGTAPNIKPEWFKPYWVPGKEGVEQYRPFNSGPDNPYVILYEMLNKMKKHNLVGNISATYEFSPTVNLMLRSGLDFSNEERSQQRPFNMTKFPKGMYREQGLNNYESNSDFLLSYVPKLESDFKYNISLGGNYMSQYYNLKSMNADQLAQPGIYQLSNSLDPVVPQSDRQEKAIASLYAFGQLSYKEMIFLDVTGRNDWSSTLPSGERSFFYPSVNSSFILSQLFKMPDVISFAKARLSWAQVGNDTSPYQTARYYNQIYGNNLTNQRVLFNPNLKPEITTSYEAGLDLRFLDGRVGADMSIYMNNSRNQILATPVDPVSGYNSALINAGLINSKGIELVLNGQPILNDQFKWKSAVNWALNRSYVKELAPGINTQIIYNNAGVVTIEARPGARMGDMYGRGFLRNEIGQIIYNEAGLPELDTEVKKWGNAFADWKMGFSNDFTYKSIGLHILLDMQKGGSIYSLTNYKTNELGKVKTSLPGREGGIVGDGVVPQADGTYKPNDKSVSALVYYPTYYSMSNLETNIFDASFLKIREVRLSYTFPVNLLKQFKLSNASVSLWGRDLFNFTSFPAFDPEGGNLNNGTVTPGVELAQFPSARSMGVNLSIGF, translated from the coding sequence ATGAGTGTGCTTGTCCACGATAGACAAGGAAATCCTTTAAGTAATTCCTCTGTTTTATTAAGTAATGCAGACCTGCAAATTAATACAACTCGATCAACCGACGAGCATGGCTTAGTCGTATTTGAAGGACTTCAGCCTCATGGAAAATATTGTGTGAAGGTGTCTTTCACGGGTTATACAGGAAAAAGACAATGTGATATTATTGTGAAGCCAGCAAATCGGACCAACCTTGTCATCAAGCTTGATCAAGAAGAGATACAAAATATTGACGCTGTTGTGGTAACTGCCTTGGGGATAAAAAGAGAAGATAAATCGCTAGGATATTCTACCCAAACGGTCGATAATGCAGCACTAACAGAAACGAAGACGAATAACTGGACCAGCGCTTTATCTGGAAAAGTTGCGGGATTAACTATCCAAGGGGTTGGTGCCGGGCCGATGGGTTCCAATAGGATAACGCTTCGAGGAGAATCCTCTCTAAATTTAAATAACAATCAAGCGCTCGTTGTCATAGATGGGGTTCCCCTCAGCAGTAAGATTACGGGCACGGGTTTTAATTCTTATTTATCTCAGGATAGCCCTGTCGACTTTGGATCAAATATCAGCAACGTAAATGCTGATGACATTGATAATGTGACCGTGTTAAAAGGGCCGGCTGCAACGGCATTATACGGAAGTCGGGCCGCAGCAGGCGCACTAATTATTACGACAAAATCTGCGAAGCGAAAAGAGAGAGGAATAGGCGTTAGTCTCAATTCGAATACGAGCTTGGAGGAAGTGAACCGCTGGCCTGATTATCAATTTGAGTATGGAGAAGGTAGACAAGACAAATATTACTCTTATGGGAATACCGTGGATGGAGCTAACACAAGTACAACTGTTGGTGCAGGACGAGGTTTCGGACCTAAATTCAATGGGCAAGAGTATTTTCAATACGACCCGAGTACGCCCGATGGAATAGCGACAGTAAGAACCCCATGGGTCGCCCAAAAAGATTATATTTCGGGCTTCTTTCAACGCGGTTTAACAAGCAGCAATAATATATCCGTTGAAGGTGGAAATGAAATCAATGGTGCTAGAGCGTCATTTACTTACCTTAAGAATACGTGGATTCTTCCGAATACCGGATTTGAGAGAATGAATGTGTTATTTAATGCCAATCAACAATTATCCAAACGGCTAAAAGTTTCTGGTAGATTTAACTACAGCAATAATAAAAGTGACAATCTCCCTTCCGCAGGATATAATAACCAGACTTTGATGTATTTCTTAATATTAGGTACAGCGCCTAATATTAAACCGGAATGGTTTAAACCCTATTGGGTTCCTGGGAAAGAAGGAGTAGAGCAATATAGGCCTTTCAATTCTGGTCCTGACAATCCCTATGTTATTCTTTATGAAATGTTGAATAAAATGAAGAAGCATAATCTTGTAGGAAATATTTCTGCAACTTATGAATTCTCCCCAACAGTAAACCTGATGCTTAGAAGTGGTTTAGATTTTTCGAATGAAGAGCGATCTCAACAGCGGCCTTTTAATATGACGAAATTTCCGAAAGGAATGTACCGTGAACAGGGTCTTAATAATTACGAGTCGAATAGTGATTTTCTACTTTCTTATGTTCCTAAGTTAGAATCCGATTTTAAGTATAATATTTCCTTAGGTGGAAATTATATGTCGCAGTATTATAATTTGAAATCAATGAATGCCGACCAATTAGCACAACCGGGAATTTACCAGCTGTCCAACAGTTTAGACCCAGTTGTACCGCAAAGCGATAGACAGGAAAAAGCTATTGCTAGCTTATATGCTTTTGGTCAGTTGTCGTATAAGGAAATGATATTTTTAGATGTTACGGGACGGAATGACTGGTCCAGTACGTTGCCTTCAGGAGAGCGATCGTTTTTTTATCCATCTGTGAACAGCAGTTTTATCTTAAGCCAGCTTTTTAAAATGCCGGACGTTATTTCTTTTGCTAAAGCTCGACTCTCTTGGGCACAGGTGGGAAATGATACCAGCCCCTATCAAACGGCTCGATATTACAATCAAATATATGGTAACAACCTAACCAACCAACGGGTATTATTTAATCCTAACTTGAAACCAGAAATTACAACAAGTTATGAGGCAGGCTTGGATTTAAGGTTCCTAGATGGAAGAGTAGGCGCTGATATGTCGATCTATATGAACAACAGTAGGAACCAAATCCTTGCTACGCCCGTCGATCCCGTTTCAGGCTATAACAGTGCCCTGATTAATGCCGGACTTATAAATAGTAAAGGTATTGAGCTGGTCTTGAATGGGCAACCCATCTTGAACGATCAATTTAAATGGAAATCTGCTGTCAATTGGGCTCTTAATCGGAGTTATGTTAAGGAATTGGCCCCAGGAATCAATACTCAAATTATCTACAATAATGCTGGTGTCGTGACCATCGAAGCACGCCCAGGAGCGCGAATGGGGGATATGTATGGACGTGGATTTCTAAGAAATGAAATTGGACAGATTATTTATAATGAAGCCGGATTACCGGAACTCGACACCGAAGTAAAGAAATGGGGAAATGCATTTGCAGATTGGAAAATGGGGTTTAGTAATGACTTTACCTATAAGTCTATAGGTTTACACATCCTTTTGGACATGCAAAAAGGCGGAAGTATTTATTCCTTGACAAATTATAAAACTAATGAATTAGGAAAAGTGAAGACTTCTCTTCCGGGACGCGAAGGGGGAATCGTAGGCGATGGCGTTGTTCCACAGGCCGATGGGACGTATAAGCCAAATGATAAGTCGGTGAGTGCGTTGGTTTATTATCCGACTTATTATTCGATGAGTAATTTGGAGACCAATATATTTGATGCCAGCTTCCTAAAAATAAGAGAAGTTAGGCTATCCTATACATTTCCGGTTAATCTATTAAAGCAATTCAAACTTTCAAACGCTTCGGTATCACTTTGGGGAAGAGATCTTTTCAATTTCACCTCCTTTCCGGCATTTGATCCCGAGGGTGGAAATTTAAATAATGGAACTGTTACGCCGGGCGTCGAGCTGGCCCAATTCCCATCGGCTAGAAGTATGGGAGTTAATTTAAGCATAGGATTTTAG
- a CDS encoding RNA polymerase sigma factor translates to MEICIDKKLVSQINNTDKGAFDRLYELYWEYLLSLAIRKTGDVEISMDLLQDLFVDLWERRTELKIEVALKPYLTSALYFKIFMYFRKKGIAESHVMLFKQMIQEETVEQIDFEQDIEKQYAELMLAIDQSVTQMPERMQVVFNLRFRDSLKINEIAKKLDISSQTVKNQLQKSLQFLRKKISHKNMEFLSGILFVLYVHQA, encoded by the coding sequence ATGGAAATCTGTATCGACAAAAAGTTAGTTTCTCAAATTAATAATACCGACAAAGGTGCCTTTGATAGATTATATGAATTATATTGGGAGTATTTATTATCTCTTGCAATAAGGAAAACCGGGGATGTCGAAATCTCTATGGATTTGCTGCAGGACCTTTTTGTTGATTTATGGGAGAGGCGGACAGAGCTAAAAATAGAAGTCGCGCTAAAGCCGTATCTAACCTCGGCTTTGTACTTTAAGATCTTTATGTACTTCCGTAAGAAAGGCATAGCGGAATCCCATGTCATGCTGTTTAAACAAATGATTCAAGAAGAGACAGTTGAACAGATTGACTTTGAACAAGATATAGAAAAACAATATGCTGAATTGATGCTTGCAATCGATCAATCTGTTACTCAAATGCCCGAGCGGATGCAGGTCGTTTTTAATTTACGATTTCGCGATAGCCTTAAGATTAATGAAATAGCTAAAAAGCTGGACATATCATCCCAAACTGTCAAAAACCAATTACAAAAATCACTACAGTTTCTTCGGAAAAAAATCTCTCATAAAAATATGGAATTCCTGTCCGGTATACTTTTCGTACTGTACGTCCACCAAGCTTAA
- a CDS encoding FecR family protein: MKREEKELNRLISGYINGTIDQQEREKLLLWMEQLEVSNSEGLIHPGLKAELKARIDEQLFGTEKSTTAFISKIGLRWISVAAVFLLLLGVGSFHFLKKASDLGSPQLAIQQAEDFQIRVQKDSSFYLSDGSLAHLLAGSTLSWNSKYNTTDRALELHGTAFFKVKKDTLRPFSVLSNSILTTALGTEFWVSEYGKNTSVKLISGSVLLQRKNHAGALSTIGTLKPGEKWSMKKKRSAKEIKSEPETDLKHLKSALRFENAALSKVFKELESNFHVKFQIDADVEVDMTFYGTFGEDEQLVDILEIISLANDLKFEDQGHPGQIRVLKIK, from the coding sequence ATGAAGCGAGAAGAAAAGGAATTAAATCGGTTAATATCAGGCTATATCAATGGAACGATTGATCAACAGGAGCGAGAAAAGCTTTTGTTATGGATGGAGCAATTAGAAGTTTCAAACAGTGAGGGACTGATTCATCCAGGATTGAAGGCCGAGTTGAAAGCTCGAATTGATGAGCAGCTATTTGGTACCGAAAAATCGACAACAGCATTTATTAGCAAGATCGGTTTAAGATGGATCAGTGTCGCGGCGGTATTTTTACTGTTGCTCGGAGTAGGGTCATTTCATTTTCTGAAGAAAGCTTCCGACTTAGGATCTCCGCAGCTCGCTATTCAGCAGGCAGAAGACTTTCAAATTAGGGTTCAGAAGGATAGCAGTTTTTACTTAAGTGATGGTTCACTGGCGCACCTACTTGCAGGGAGTACATTGTCATGGAATTCCAAATACAATACAACAGATCGAGCTTTGGAATTGCATGGGACTGCATTTTTTAAAGTGAAGAAGGATACCCTCCGCCCATTTTCAGTGCTCTCGAATTCAATTTTAACGACCGCATTAGGGACGGAATTTTGGGTGAGCGAATATGGGAAAAACACGAGTGTCAAGTTGATAAGCGGTTCTGTTTTGTTACAACGAAAGAATCATGCAGGAGCATTAAGTACCATTGGTACTTTAAAACCTGGGGAAAAATGGTCAATGAAGAAGAAAAGGTCTGCAAAAGAAATTAAGTCTGAGCCTGAAACAGATTTAAAGCATTTAAAGTCGGCTCTTCGCTTTGAAAATGCTGCGTTGAGCAAAGTATTTAAGGAATTGGAAAGTAACTTCCATGTGAAATTTCAGATTGATGCAGACGTGGAAGTTGACATGACGTTCTATGGTACTTTTGGCGAAGACGAACAATTAGTCGATATATTGGAAATTATAAGCTTGGCTAATGATTTGAAGTTTGAAGATCAAGGTCATCCCGGCCAAATACGGGTACTCAAAATAAAATAA
- a CDS encoding site-specific integrase, whose amino-acid sequence MKNVKITAKKALTLSERSYIYIKLGNKKFKEYTGQKLGIDIRPNSCRTLIERDEQLSLLEYEFRKAIDFGKYPISKNSPLIIEKSKTLSELLDQAIENKTKANLSKMYLANLRSLKINFQTFLTEEELASDINHLKRYRIQEFLNQFNSSGTYYMHTRRHLRAIFSEIDKDYEFNTSIITRTDRRKSVPILHKIYTEDQIHKVLDFIKVLHPDLYLCCLMSYGCLLRPHNEIRILKRSHFKNDFSEIHLSGTENKGGKIRIVPIPNYVRQILLPKIENLNPDDNIFSRNSIPRNRCYFGTAWTRIFNQMKKSKIVESNQTIYSFRHSAAVNVYKKTKDLHIVQQLMGHSDMIVTLKYLRGLGVHNTDELRDVLPDL is encoded by the coding sequence ATGAAAAACGTAAAGATTACTGCAAAGAAGGCATTAACACTATCAGAGAGATCTTATATCTATATAAAACTAGGAAACAAGAAGTTCAAGGAATACACTGGACAGAAATTAGGGATTGATATAAGACCGAACTCTTGCAGGACGTTAATAGAAAGAGATGAACAATTAAGTTTATTAGAATATGAATTTAGAAAGGCTATTGATTTTGGGAAATATCCGATTAGTAAGAATTCCCCTCTAATAATAGAGAAATCAAAAACTTTATCTGAGCTGTTAGACCAAGCAATTGAAAACAAAACCAAGGCGAATCTATCGAAGATGTATCTGGCGAATTTACGATCCCTAAAAATCAATTTTCAAACATTTCTTACCGAAGAGGAATTAGCCAGTGATATAAATCATTTGAAAAGATATAGAATTCAAGAGTTCCTCAATCAATTTAATTCAAGCGGAACCTATTATATGCACACAAGAAGGCACTTAAGAGCAATATTTTCGGAAATTGATAAAGATTATGAATTTAACACATCGATCATTACACGTACGGACAGAAGGAAATCAGTACCTATACTTCATAAGATCTACACAGAAGACCAAATTCATAAAGTTTTGGATTTTATTAAGGTTTTGCACCCTGATTTGTACCTCTGCTGTCTTATGAGCTATGGTTGTTTATTAAGACCACATAACGAAATTCGAATTCTCAAAAGAAGTCATTTCAAAAATGATTTTTCAGAGATACACCTTTCTGGGACAGAAAATAAAGGGGGGAAGATTAGAATAGTTCCCATCCCAAATTATGTTCGCCAAATTCTATTACCTAAAATTGAAAATCTGAATCCAGATGATAATATTTTTAGCAGGAACTCCATTCCAAGAAATAGATGTTATTTTGGAACTGCTTGGACTAGAATCTTTAATCAAATGAAGAAATCCAAAATTGTTGAATCCAATCAAACTATTTATTCCTTTAGACATAGTGCAGCGGTAAACGTTTATAAAAAAACCAAGGATTTACATATTGTTCAACAATTAATGGGACATTCAGACATGATTGTCACTTTAAAATACCTTCGTGGATTAGGAGTACATAATACTGATGAACTCAGGGATGTATTACCCGATCTATAA
- a CDS encoding JAB domain-containing protein: MKNLLNVSEIKVEFKPKFKLSQCPTVSKSNEAYDVLIQVWDKGLMSFLEEFKIILLNNANRVLGVVDIAMGGKDFVPVDMKVIFSIALKASASKIILAHNHPSEKLKASSHDIAITKKAVECGKLLDIEVCDHLLMSSDSYMSLRDEGYF; encoded by the coding sequence ATGAAAAATCTATTAAACGTATCAGAAATCAAAGTCGAATTTAAACCTAAATTCAAGCTTTCTCAATGTCCCACGGTTTCAAAATCGAATGAAGCCTATGACGTTTTGATCCAAGTCTGGGACAAAGGCCTAATGTCATTCCTTGAAGAGTTCAAGATCATATTGCTAAACAACGCAAACAGGGTTCTGGGAGTTGTTGACATAGCAATGGGAGGTAAGGACTTTGTACCAGTTGACATGAAGGTCATCTTCTCCATAGCTCTGAAAGCTTCTGCTTCAAAGATTATTTTGGCGCATAACCATCCTTCGGAAAAGTTAAAAGCAAGCTCACATGATATTGCAATCACAAAAAAAGCGGTCGAATGCGGAAAGCTTTTGGATATAGAGGTCTGCGATCATCTCCTGATGTCATCGGATTCCTACATGAGTTTAAGAGATGAAGGATATTTCTAA
- a CDS encoding site-specific integrase translates to MATVSAKVYEHHKKADGTYNVKIRVYHKEEKKFIDTPHFLSLKQLTKVKGKKEFSIKDSFVLEIVDKKLKDYRKTISELEEKLDFFTADSLRDYLKNKDEEIDFIKFCANYIKQEKDDGRDGSAANHRSVRNHLIDFFNRETVSINEIHFNMLVQFERYLKSERTITRINQLGKPVTTVSKPVSDTSLYNYMRDLRTLFNEALNHYNNEDLGIILIKHYPFKKYKVGSAPLTENRNNNLEEVIRIRDCKVLPKTRAELARDLYMLSFYLCGMNAVDLFKISTDDIRNGRVDYNRSKTKGKRKDRAFISIKIIDEAKPLLEKYIGKLSQRYSSRTTFNSALKHGMKKLRELSGVEGVTLYRARHTFANTARNDCRMSKDDVALALNHVENGNRVTDIYIAKDWRIIDDVQNKVMQFFRKSEPKILEMIRKKEISRQKAA, encoded by the coding sequence ATGGCAACCGTAAGCGCAAAGGTTTATGAACACCACAAAAAAGCAGATGGAACCTACAATGTAAAAATTAGAGTCTATCACAAAGAGGAGAAAAAATTTATAGACACTCCTCATTTCCTTTCCCTAAAACAACTCACCAAGGTGAAAGGAAAAAAAGAATTTAGTATTAAAGATTCTTTTGTCCTTGAAATAGTTGACAAGAAACTAAAGGACTACCGTAAAACGATTAGTGAACTCGAGGAGAAGCTTGACTTTTTCACCGCGGATTCATTAAGGGATTATCTCAAAAATAAAGATGAAGAAATTGATTTTATCAAGTTCTGTGCGAACTATATTAAACAAGAGAAGGATGACGGTCGTGATGGTTCGGCAGCCAACCATCGATCAGTACGTAACCATCTCATTGATTTTTTTAATCGGGAAACTGTCTCAATAAATGAAATACATTTTAATATGCTCGTTCAGTTTGAACGTTACTTGAAATCTGAACGTACAATAACACGAATAAACCAGTTAGGAAAGCCCGTCACTACTGTTTCAAAGCCTGTTTCAGATACTAGTTTATATAATTATATGAGAGATCTTCGCACATTATTTAATGAAGCGTTGAACCATTACAATAATGAAGATCTGGGCATTATATTGATTAAACACTATCCCTTCAAAAAATATAAGGTAGGCTCAGCTCCTCTTACCGAAAATAGAAATAATAATCTTGAAGAGGTTATTAGAATTCGAGATTGTAAAGTGTTACCTAAAACTAGAGCTGAACTCGCTCGGGACTTATATATGCTCTCATTCTATTTGTGCGGGATGAATGCTGTTGATTTATTTAAAATATCTACTGACGATATTCGAAATGGCCGGGTTGACTACAATCGATCAAAAACTAAGGGGAAACGAAAAGACAGAGCATTTATTAGTATAAAGATAATTGATGAAGCAAAACCTTTATTGGAGAAATATATTGGCAAGTTATCCCAAAGATATTCAAGCCGGACCACTTTCAATTCCGCATTAAAGCATGGAATGAAGAAACTCAGAGAACTTTCGGGTGTAGAGGGGGTCACTCTTTATCGTGCGCGCCATACCTTCGCAAATACAGCTAGGAATGATTGTAGGATGAGTAAAGATGATGTTGCTTTAGCACTCAACCATGTCGAAAATGGGAATCGTGTCACCGATATTTATATCGCCAAGGATTGGAGAATTATAGATGACGTCCAAAATAAAGTAATGCAGTTCTTCAGAAAATCAGAGCCTAAAATTTTGGAAATGATTAGGAAGAAAGAAATAAGTAGGCAAAAAGCTGCTTAA